The following coding sequences are from one bacterium SCSIO 12741 window:
- the rpsJ gene encoding 30S ribosomal protein S10 has product MAQKIRIKLKSYDHNLVDKSAEKIVKTVKSTGAVVSGPIPLPTDKKIFTVLRSPHVNKKSREQFQLNSFKRLLDIYSSSSKTVDALMKLELPSGVDVEIKV; this is encoded by the coding sequence ATGGCTCAGAAAATTAGAATTAAGTTGAAGTCTTACGATCACAATTTGGTAGACAAGTCTGCTGAGAAGATCGTAAAAACGGTAAAGTCTACCGGAGCAGTTGTGAGCGGGCCAATTCCATTGCCCACTGACAAAAAGATCTTCACCGTATTGCGTTCTCCACACGTAAACAAGAAGTCGAGAGAGCAATTCCAATTGAACTCATTCAAGCGTTTGTTGGATATCTACTCTTCGTCTTCAAAAACTGTGGACGCGTTGATGAAGCTGGAACTGCCCAGTGGTGTAGATGTAGAAATTAAGGTTTAA
- the rpsL gene encoding 30S ribosomal protein S12, translating to MPTIQQLVRKGRQSKIKTSKSAALDACPQRRGVCVRVYTTTPKKPNSAMRKVARVRLTNGNEVNSYIGGEGHNLQEHSIVLVRGGRVKDLPGVRYHIVRGALDTAGVDGRAQRRSKYGTKRPKK from the coding sequence ATGCCTACTATACAGCAATTAGTAAGAAAAGGAAGACAGAGCAAGATTAAGACATCTAAATCCGCTGCTCTAGATGCGTGTCCCCAGAGAAGAGGGGTATGCGTACGGGTGTATACTACCACCCCAAAGAAGCCGAACTCGGCCATGAGAAAAGTGGCCAGGGTTAGATTAACGAATGGTAACGAGGTGAACTCCTACATCGGAGGAGAAGGTCACAACCTACAGGAACACAGTATTGTACTGGTTCGTGGTGGTAGAGTGAAAGATCTTCCAGGTGTACGTTATCACATTGTACGTGGTGCATTGGATACCGCTGGTGTTGACGGGAGAGCTCAAAGAAGGTCTAAGTACGGAACAAAACGTCCAAAAAAATAG
- the rpsG gene encoding 30S ribosomal protein S7, whose amino-acid sequence MRKARAKKFETAPDPKFGETLVTTFVNNLMIQGKKSISFKIFYEALDRVESKTGESGLETWKKALSNVTPQVEVRSRRVGGATFQIPQEIRSSRKTSQAMKWMILFARKRNGRSMAEKLSEEIMAAAREEGGAYKKKEDTHRMAEANKAFSHFRF is encoded by the coding sequence ATGAGAAAAGCGAGAGCAAAAAAGTTTGAAACCGCGCCGGATCCCAAATTCGGTGAGACACTGGTTACCACTTTTGTGAACAACTTGATGATCCAAGGAAAGAAGAGTATTTCCTTTAAAATCTTCTACGAAGCTTTGGATCGTGTAGAGTCAAAGACTGGCGAGAGTGGTCTTGAGACTTGGAAAAAAGCATTGTCTAACGTTACTCCTCAAGTAGAAGTACGTAGCCGCCGTGTTGGTGGGGCAACTTTCCAGATTCCTCAAGAGATTCGTTCGTCAAGAAAGACTTCTCAAGCTATGAAATGGATGATTCTTTTCGCCCGTAAGCGTAACGGAAGATCCATGGCTGAGAAATTGTCTGAAGAGATTATGGCAGCAGCTCGTGAAGAGGGTGGTGCTTATAAGAAGAAAGAGGATACTCACCGTATGGCTGAGGCTAACAAAGCGTTTTCACATTTTAGATTCTAA
- the murA gene encoding UDP-N-acetylglucosamine 1-carboxyvinyltransferase, whose amino-acid sequence MGTFKITGGHKLRGEIVPQGAKNEALQILCATLLTKERVIINNVPDIRDVNKLIDLLRSLNVEVEKLGPESYAFEAKDVDIEYMNTPEYFRQGGGLRGSIMVVGPLLGRYGRGYIPKPGGDKIGRRRVDTHFIGFEKLGATFSYDPELGVYRARAKNLSGTHMLLDEASVTGTANILMAAVLAKGVTTIYNAACEPYIQQLCRMLNSMGAKISGVGSNLLTIHGVKELGGCEHTILPDMIEVGSMIGLAAMTESELTIKNVGYEHLGIIPEMFRRLGIILVRKDDDLIIPSQKNYEIETFIDGSIMTLSDAPWPGFTPDLLSIMLTVATQAKGSVLIHQKMFESRLFFTDKLIDMGAQIILCDPHRATVIGLNRQYPLRAIEMTSPDIRAGVSLLIAAMSAEGTSTIHNIEQIDRGYQRIDERLNKIGAEIVRIN is encoded by the coding sequence ATGGGAACTTTTAAGATTACTGGCGGTCACAAACTTCGTGGAGAAATTGTTCCACAAGGTGCGAAGAACGAGGCCCTGCAAATTCTATGTGCAACTCTCCTCACCAAGGAGCGAGTAATAATCAATAATGTTCCCGACATCCGGGATGTAAACAAGCTGATCGACCTCCTCAGATCGCTGAACGTAGAGGTGGAAAAATTGGGACCAGAATCCTACGCCTTTGAAGCCAAAGATGTGGACATCGAGTACATGAACACCCCTGAATACTTCAGACAAGGTGGAGGCCTTCGAGGATCCATTATGGTGGTTGGCCCCCTTTTAGGCCGCTATGGTAGAGGATACATTCCTAAGCCAGGTGGAGATAAAATTGGTCGCCGCCGGGTTGACACCCACTTCATTGGATTTGAAAAGTTGGGAGCTACCTTCAGCTATGACCCCGAATTAGGCGTTTATAGAGCTCGTGCCAAAAATTTGAGCGGAACCCACATGTTGCTGGATGAAGCTAGCGTAACTGGTACCGCTAATATCCTTATGGCTGCTGTGTTGGCCAAAGGCGTTACTACAATTTACAATGCCGCTTGCGAACCCTATATTCAGCAACTCTGCCGCATGCTCAATAGCATGGGTGCAAAAATATCAGGAGTTGGATCCAACCTTTTGACCATACATGGTGTAAAGGAGTTAGGTGGGTGTGAGCACACCATTCTTCCCGACATGATTGAGGTGGGAAGTATGATTGGATTGGCTGCGATGACAGAATCGGAGTTGACGATCAAAAATGTAGGTTATGAGCATTTGGGCATCATACCCGAAATGTTTCGTCGGCTGGGAATCATTTTGGTGCGAAAGGACGATGATCTGATTATCCCTTCGCAAAAAAATTACGAAATTGAAACCTTTATTGACGGCTCGATCATGACCTTGTCAGATGCTCCATGGCCAGGGTTTACACCCGACCTATTGAGCATTATGCTCACGGTGGCCACGCAGGCCAAAGGAAGTGTTCTCATTCATCAGAAGATGTTTGAAAGCCGTTTGTTCTTTACAGATAAGTTGATCGACATGGGAGCCCAAATTATTTTGTGCGACCCACACCGGGCAACTGTTATTGGATTAAATCGTCAATATCCATTGAGAGCCATTGAGATGACCTCACCTGATATTCGTGCCGGAGTGTCGTTGTTGATAGCTGCCATGTCGGCAGAAGGAACCAGCACTATTCACAATATTGAACAGATAGATAGGGGTTATCAACGCATCGATGAGCGCTTAAATAAAATTGGCGCGGAAATTGTCAGGATAAACTGA
- a CDS encoding UvrD-helicase domain-containing protein, with translation MSYLDNLNVEQRKAVQQIEGPVMVIAGAGSGKTRVLTYRIAHMIERGVDSFNILSLTFTNKAAREMKGRIAKIVGASESKNIWMGTFHSVFARILRNEATLLGYPSNFTIYDTDDAKSLIKRIIKEFNLDDKVYKPNLVLSRISSAKNNLISAANYANNSVIQQEDIQSRKPELARIYHTYEKRCFQAGAMDFDDLLFKTNVLFRDHPDALIKYQNKFRYILVDEYQDTNFSQYLILKKLAARFENICVVGDDAQSIYAFRGANIQNILNFKNEYPDVKTFKLEQNYRSTKNIVQAANSLISKNKEQLEKNVWTNNDEGEKIKIVKALSDNEEGFEIANDIFFRKHNEQRENADFAILYRTNSQSRSLEEALRKKDIPYRIYGGLSFYHRKEIKDLLGYFRLAINPKDEEALKRVINYPKRGIGNTTMDKISAAASQGGVSLWQVVNNPAQFGLQFSAAVINKLRGFAEMVETFHQLLQTEDAFELASRIATTSTILKELYSDKSVEGVARYENIQELLSGIKEFAENDTVDDVIDLPEGNDKRTLDVYMQDIALLTDSDNNKEENKDTVTLMTIHASKGLEFPYVYISGMEENLFPSQLSVNSRTELEEERRLFYVALTRAENKAMLSYATTRYRWGNLTYCEPSRFLEELDPNYVERNDLGAGGKSPSEGIDFERGAREGGLNYRQPAYQSSSSSPRPSAAPSRPPRPGMKRMNTAKPATPPADFTPSDVSLITVGAEVLHQRFGKGKVVDIQGPSDNRKASVNFESVGQKQLLLKFAKLQLL, from the coding sequence ATGAGTTATTTGGACAACCTAAATGTGGAGCAGAGAAAGGCCGTACAGCAGATCGAAGGACCAGTAATGGTAATTGCGGGTGCGGGATCGGGAAAGACACGGGTACTCACCTATCGAATAGCCCATATGATTGAAAGAGGAGTCGACTCCTTCAATATCCTTTCACTAACGTTTACCAACAAGGCAGCACGTGAGATGAAAGGCCGTATCGCCAAGATTGTTGGAGCGAGCGAATCGAAGAATATTTGGATGGGAACTTTCCACTCGGTGTTTGCACGAATATTGCGAAATGAAGCAACACTTTTGGGATACCCATCTAATTTCACCATTTATGATACGGATGACGCCAAAAGTTTAATCAAGCGAATCATCAAAGAATTTAACCTGGATGATAAGGTATATAAACCAAATCTGGTCTTAAGTCGGATTTCATCTGCGAAGAACAACTTGATCTCGGCAGCAAACTATGCGAACAATTCGGTTATTCAACAAGAGGACATCCAATCCCGCAAGCCTGAATTGGCACGAATCTACCATACGTATGAGAAAAGATGCTTTCAAGCGGGAGCCATGGATTTTGATGATCTACTCTTCAAAACGAATGTCTTGTTTCGCGACCATCCGGACGCTTTGATCAAATATCAAAACAAGTTCCGTTACATTTTGGTGGATGAGTACCAGGATACGAACTTTTCTCAGTACTTAATACTGAAAAAGCTTGCCGCCCGGTTTGAGAATATCTGCGTGGTGGGTGATGATGCTCAGAGTATCTATGCCTTCCGTGGAGCGAACATCCAAAACATCCTCAACTTCAAAAACGAATATCCAGACGTAAAAACCTTTAAGCTGGAGCAGAATTACCGCTCAACCAAAAACATTGTTCAGGCGGCCAATAGCCTGATCAGCAAAAACAAGGAGCAGCTGGAGAAAAATGTTTGGACGAACAACGATGAAGGCGAAAAGATCAAAATCGTAAAAGCGCTTTCTGACAACGAAGAGGGCTTTGAAATAGCCAATGACATCTTCTTCCGGAAGCATAATGAACAGCGGGAAAACGCCGACTTTGCCATTTTGTACCGAACCAATTCTCAATCTCGTTCGCTGGAAGAGGCCTTAAGAAAAAAGGACATCCCTTACCGCATTTATGGAGGGCTCAGCTTTTACCACCGAAAAGAAATTAAGGACCTGTTGGGCTATTTCCGATTGGCAATTAACCCCAAGGACGAAGAAGCCTTGAAACGGGTGATCAACTATCCCAAAAGAGGAATCGGAAACACCACCATGGACAAGATTTCAGCCGCCGCTTCTCAGGGAGGCGTTAGCCTCTGGCAGGTGGTCAATAATCCGGCTCAATTTGGCCTGCAGTTTTCAGCTGCTGTGATTAACAAATTACGAGGATTCGCAGAAATGGTTGAAACCTTCCACCAATTGCTGCAAACGGAAGATGCCTTTGAATTAGCAAGTCGGATTGCAACTACCTCCACTATTCTAAAAGAACTCTATTCGGATAAATCTGTAGAAGGGGTTGCCCGCTATGAAAACATTCAGGAACTTTTGAGCGGGATCAAAGAGTTTGCCGAAAACGACACGGTAGACGATGTAATCGATCTACCGGAAGGAAACGACAAACGAACACTGGACGTTTATATGCAGGACATCGCCTTGCTCACCGACTCCGACAACAATAAGGAAGAGAATAAGGACACGGTAACCCTGATGACCATTCACGCCTCCAAGGGACTTGAATTTCCCTATGTATACATCTCGGGAATGGAAGAAAACCTGTTCCCTTCCCAACTATCGGTAAACTCAAGAACGGAGCTGGAGGAAGAGCGACGATTGTTTTACGTGGCCTTAACCCGGGCTGAAAACAAAGCCATGCTTTCTTACGCCACCACTCGCTACCGTTGGGGCAACCTAACCTATTGCGAACCCAGTCGTTTTTTAGAGGAACTCGATCCCAATTATGTGGAACGCAATGACCTTGGAGCAGGAGGCAAATCGCCAAGTGAAGGAATTGATTTTGAACGAGGGGCACGCGAAGGTGGATTAAACTACCGCCAACCTGCTTACCAATCCAGTTCAAGCTCACCGCGTCCATCCGCTGCACCAAGCCGACCACCAAGACCCGGCATGAAACGGATGAATACAGCCAAACCTGCTACACCACCCGCTGATTTCACGCCATCTGACGTAAGCCTTATTACCGTTGGTGCTGAAGTGTTGCATCAACGATTTGGAAAAGGAAAGGTCGTCGACATACAAGGACCGTCTGACAACCGGAAAGCTTCGGTAAACTTTGAATCTGTGGGCCAGAAACAATTACTCCTTAAGTTTGCCAAACTTCAGCTTCTCTAG
- a CDS encoding DUF4290 domain-containing protein, protein MEYNTVREHLIIPEYGRNIQKMVNLAIEIEDREERNKAAKTIIKIMGQLNPSLRDVNEFNHKLWDHLHIIADFKLDVDSPFPLPEKEALEARPEMLSYNDERIPFKHYGKIIPKYIKSAIEMEDGDEKNALILSIANMMKKSYVTWNKESVIDEEIINDLDRLSKGQLQLDLSTELIKSTEIITKPRNKSKNTKNKKKKR, encoded by the coding sequence ATGGAATACAATACAGTAAGAGAACACCTCATCATCCCGGAATACGGAAGAAACATACAGAAGATGGTCAACCTGGCCATTGAGATTGAAGACCGGGAAGAACGAAATAAAGCCGCCAAAACCATTATCAAAATTATGGGGCAATTGAACCCCAGCCTCCGTGATGTCAACGAGTTTAACCACAAGTTGTGGGACCATTTACACATCATCGCAGACTTTAAGTTGGATGTAGACTCCCCCTTCCCTCTTCCTGAGAAGGAAGCTCTGGAAGCTCGCCCTGAAATGCTGAGTTACAACGACGAACGCATCCCCTTTAAGCACTACGGCAAGATTATTCCTAAGTACATCAAGTCGGCTATTGAAATGGAAGACGGAGATGAAAAGAATGCCTTGATTCTATCCATTGCCAACATGATGAAAAAGTCTTACGTGACCTGGAATAAGGAATCCGTGATCGACGAAGAAATCATCAATGATCTTGATCGGCTTTCCAAAGGACAGCTTCAACTCGATCTGAGTACCGAATTGATCAAGAGCACGGAGATCATTACAAAGCCGAGAAACAAATCCAAGAACACCAAAAACAAAAAGAAAAAGCGCTAA
- the fusA gene encoding elongation factor G, with protein MAKRDLTYTRNIGIMAHVDAGKTTTTERILYYTGISHKIGEVHDGAAVMDWMAQEQERGITITSAATTCFWNYRDKEYRINIIDTPGHVDFTVEVERSLRVLDAAVALFCASSGVEPQSETVWRQADKYNVPRLCFVNKMDRAGADFFGTVEQIKERLGGNPIPLQIPIGAEDEFKGVVDLINNRAIVWNEEDMGMTWKEIPIPEDLVDLTAEWREKLVEAVAETDDSLMEKFFEDPDSITEEEMLNAIRTSTINMTIQPVMCGSAFKNKGVQTMLDGVMEFMPSPLDKGAVEGHDINDEEKVLKREPSKEEPFSSLAFKIATDPYVGRLCFFRCYSGKLDAGSYVMNTRTQKKERISRIFQMHSNKQNQIPFIEAGDIGAAVGFKDIRTGDTLCDEKAPIVLESMTFPEPVIGIAIEPKTQGDVDKLGVALGKLSEEDPTFRVKTDEDSGQTVISGMGELHLEIILDRLKREFKVECSQGAPQVAYKEAITSSVDHRETYKKQTGGRGKFADIVVKVMPGDEGKEGLEFVNSIKGGNIPREFIPSVEKGFKDAMVNGPLAGYPLDSMKVELIDGSFHAVDSDSLSFEVCAKLAYRNAAKNATPVLLEPIMKLEVVTPEENMGDIVADLNRRRGQIQGMDSRNNAQVVKAIVPLSEMFGYVTALRTISSGRATSTMEFSHYDPTPRNIADDVIAKVKGTATV; from the coding sequence ATGGCTAAAAGAGATTTAACATATACCAGAAACATTGGGATTATGGCCCACGTGGATGCCGGTAAAACGACAACCACCGAGCGTATTCTTTATTATACTGGTATCAGTCATAAGATTGGAGAGGTTCACGACGGTGCTGCCGTAATGGACTGGATGGCGCAGGAGCAGGAGAGAGGGATTACCATTACTTCCGCTGCTACTACCTGTTTTTGGAATTACAGAGACAAAGAATATCGTATCAACATTATTGATACTCCTGGACACGTTGACTTTACTGTTGAGGTAGAGCGCTCCTTGCGTGTATTGGATGCTGCTGTAGCTTTGTTCTGTGCTTCTTCAGGTGTTGAGCCACAATCAGAAACTGTATGGCGTCAGGCTGATAAGTACAACGTACCACGTTTGTGCTTCGTAAATAAAATGGACCGTGCTGGTGCTGACTTCTTTGGTACTGTTGAGCAGATCAAAGAAAGACTAGGCGGTAACCCAATTCCACTTCAGATTCCAATCGGAGCTGAAGACGAGTTTAAAGGTGTGGTTGATTTGATTAACAACCGTGCTATCGTATGGAATGAGGAAGATATGGGAATGACCTGGAAGGAGATTCCTATCCCTGAAGATTTAGTTGATCTTACTGCTGAGTGGCGTGAGAAGTTGGTTGAAGCTGTAGCTGAAACAGATGATTCTTTGATGGAGAAATTCTTCGAAGATCCAGATTCAATTACAGAAGAGGAAATGTTGAATGCAATCCGTACTTCTACCATCAATATGACTATCCAGCCTGTAATGTGTGGTTCTGCCTTTAAAAACAAAGGTGTTCAAACCATGTTGGATGGTGTAATGGAATTTATGCCATCTCCATTGGATAAAGGTGCTGTTGAAGGTCATGATATCAACGACGAAGAAAAAGTATTGAAGCGTGAGCCTTCTAAGGAAGAGCCTTTCTCTTCTTTGGCTTTTAAAATTGCTACTGACCCATACGTAGGTCGTCTTTGCTTCTTCCGTTGCTACTCTGGTAAATTGGATGCAGGTTCTTACGTAATGAACACTCGTACCCAAAAGAAAGAGCGTATTTCACGTATCTTCCAGATGCACTCAAACAAGCAAAACCAGATTCCTTTCATCGAGGCTGGTGATATCGGTGCAGCTGTAGGATTTAAAGATATTCGTACTGGAGATACTCTATGTGATGAGAAAGCTCCTATCGTACTTGAATCAATGACTTTCCCTGAGCCAGTAATTGGTATCGCTATCGAGCCAAAAACTCAAGGTGATGTGGATAAGTTGGGTGTTGCTCTTGGAAAGCTTTCTGAAGAGGATCCAACGTTCCGTGTTAAAACCGATGAGGATTCTGGTCAAACCGTAATTAGCGGTATGGGTGAGCTTCACCTGGAAATCATTTTGGATCGTTTGAAGCGTGAGTTTAAAGTTGAGTGTAGCCAAGGTGCTCCTCAGGTAGCTTACAAAGAAGCGATTACTTCATCTGTTGATCACCGTGAGACTTACAAGAAGCAAACAGGTGGTCGTGGTAAATTCGCCGATATCGTGGTGAAAGTTATGCCAGGTGATGAAGGTAAAGAAGGATTGGAATTCGTTAACTCCATTAAAGGTGGTAACATTCCAAGAGAATTTATTCCTTCAGTGGAAAAAGGATTTAAAGATGCTATGGTTAACGGTCCTTTGGCTGGTTACCCACTTGACAGCATGAAAGTTGAGTTGATTGATGGATCTTTCCACGCGGTTGACTCCGATTCACTTTCTTTTGAGGTTTGTGCCAAGTTGGCCTACCGTAACGCTGCCAAGAATGCTACTCCGGTATTGCTTGAGCCAATTATGAAATTGGAAGTAGTTACTCCGGAAGAAAACATGGGTGATATCGTTGCTGACTTGAACCGTCGTCGTGGTCAAATCCAGGGAATGGATAGCCGTAACAACGCTCAGGTAGTAAAAGCAATTGTTCCTCTTTCTGAAATGTTTGGATATGTGACTGCTTTGAGAACGATCTCTTCTGGTCGTGCAACTTCTACTATGGAGTTCTCTCACTACGATCCAACACCAAGGAACATCGCTGACGATGTAATAGCAAAAGTTAAAGGAACTGCAACTGTATAA
- a CDS encoding nucleotide exchange factor GrpE, with protein MSKEEKNTSTNSTEEQIVNPENTSAEAAEEQTTETENTEVDELQKLTDQVQELNDRYVRLYSEFENFRRRTAREKLEMIQTAGEKVIGDLLPVMDDFARAIENSEKTDDIAAVKEGIQLVHQKFAHVMTQAGVTEIEAMGETFDMELHEAITKIPAPSEKEKGKVLDVVEKGYKIKDKVIRYPKVVVGE; from the coding sequence ATGAGCAAGGAGGAAAAGAACACTTCAACTAATTCGACTGAGGAACAAATCGTGAACCCAGAAAACACATCAGCCGAGGCTGCTGAAGAACAAACCACCGAAACGGAGAACACTGAAGTAGATGAGCTGCAAAAATTGACAGATCAAGTTCAGGAATTGAATGATCGCTATGTTCGGTTGTATTCAGAGTTCGAAAACTTCCGTCGCAGAACGGCCCGTGAGAAACTGGAAATGATCCAAACAGCGGGTGAAAAAGTTATTGGAGACCTTCTTCCGGTCATGGATGACTTTGCCAGGGCTATTGAAAACTCTGAAAAAACAGACGATATAGCCGCCGTTAAGGAAGGAATTCAACTGGTGCATCAAAAGTTTGCCCACGTTATGACTCAAGCGGGCGTTACCGAAATTGAGGCCATGGGAGAAACTTTTGATATGGAATTGCACGAAGCAATCACGAAAATCCCAGCTCCTTCTGAAAAGGAAAAAGGCAAGGTTTTGGACGTAGTGGAAAAAGGATACAAAATCAAGGACAAAGTCATTCGATACCCTAAAGTAGTAGTAGGAGAATAA
- the dnaJ gene encoding molecular chaperone DnaJ, producing the protein MSKRDYYEVLGVDRSASDSEIKKAYRKLAIKFHPDKNPGNKEAEDQFKEAAEAYEVLSNPDKKARYDRFGHAGMGGGAGGFGGGQGMNMEDIFSQFGDIFGGAFGGGFGGGFGGGGGGPRRSARVKGSNLRIKVKLDLEEISNGVTKKIKLNKLVNNPDATFSTCSTCAGTGQVTRVTNTILGQMQTASTCPTCHGTGKQINNRGKGGDSNGQIRKEVLETIEIPAGVEEGMQLSLRGKGNEGPYEGVPGDLIIVVEEKPHPELHREGTNLYFDLDVSFPEVALGATKEIPTVSGKAKINIQAGTQAGKILRLRGKGLPDINGYGRGDLLVHVNVWTPTKLSREEKKMMEDLKEAEHFQPTGDKKDSSFFNRMREFFHS; encoded by the coding sequence ATGTCGAAAAGAGATTATTACGAAGTACTTGGCGTTGATCGCAGCGCATCCGACAGCGAGATAAAAAAAGCTTATCGGAAGCTAGCCATCAAGTTTCACCCGGATAAAAATCCTGGCAACAAGGAAGCTGAGGATCAGTTTAAAGAAGCTGCTGAAGCCTACGAAGTGCTTAGCAACCCTGACAAGAAAGCCCGTTACGACCGTTTTGGCCATGCAGGCATGGGTGGCGGTGCCGGTGGATTTGGTGGTGGCCAGGGTATGAACATGGAGGATATCTTCAGTCAGTTTGGAGATATTTTCGGAGGAGCATTTGGTGGCGGATTTGGCGGCGGTTTCGGCGGCGGCGGCGGAGGCCCTAGAAGATCGGCTCGTGTTAAAGGCTCCAATCTCAGAATTAAAGTAAAACTTGATCTTGAAGAAATCTCCAATGGGGTGACCAAGAAGATCAAACTCAATAAACTGGTAAACAATCCGGATGCAACTTTTAGCACCTGTTCCACGTGTGCAGGTACTGGACAAGTGACTCGGGTAACCAATACCATTTTAGGCCAAATGCAAACGGCATCTACTTGCCCTACTTGTCATGGAACGGGTAAGCAGATTAATAACCGAGGCAAAGGAGGAGATTCCAATGGACAGATCCGGAAAGAAGTTCTGGAAACCATTGAAATTCCTGCTGGGGTTGAAGAAGGCATGCAGCTATCCCTAAGGGGGAAAGGAAACGAAGGGCCTTATGAAGGGGTACCTGGTGATTTGATCATCGTAGTGGAGGAAAAACCTCATCCGGAATTGCACCGGGAAGGCACGAACCTTTACTTTGATTTGGATGTAAGTTTTCCAGAAGTAGCTCTCGGTGCCACCAAGGAGATTCCTACTGTATCGGGTAAAGCAAAAATCAATATTCAAGCCGGAACTCAAGCGGGTAAAATTCTACGCCTGAGAGGTAAAGGCTTACCTGACATCAACGGCTATGGCCGTGGAGATCTCTTGGTTCACGTAAACGTTTGGACACCTACCAAGCTTTCTCGTGAAGAGAAAAAGATGATGGAAGATCTAAAAGAGGCAGAACATTTTCAACCGACAGGTGACAAGAAGGACTCAAGCTTCTTTAACCGAATGCGCGAATTTTTCCATTCTTAG
- a CDS encoding TlpA family protein disulfide reductase, with translation MKLQAKTILMIGALGLMILAFIPCNYVLSSLPKQEVLVGTRVGDKAPEISLAAPDGSVYALSELQGKVVLIDFWASWCGPCRRENPNVVAAYEKYKDAKFKSGKGFEIYSVSLDRNKPDWERAITQDKLDWKYHVSDLKFWYGKAATDYGISSIPTNYLIDENGIIIAKNLRGAQLHVTIDQLVEEL, from the coding sequence ATGAAATTACAAGCAAAAACCATTCTAATGATCGGCGCCTTGGGGCTAATGATTCTTGCTTTTATTCCTTGCAACTACGTTTTATCGTCGCTTCCAAAGCAAGAAGTTTTGGTCGGCACACGAGTTGGGGATAAAGCTCCGGAAATTTCCTTAGCGGCTCCCGATGGCAGCGTATATGCCTTAAGTGAATTGCAAGGCAAGGTGGTTTTAATTGACTTCTGGGCAAGCTGGTGTGGCCCTTGTAGGAGAGAGAATCCAAACGTAGTGGCAGCGTACGAAAAGTACAAAGATGCCAAGTTCAAATCTGGAAAAGGATTTGAGATCTACAGCGTATCTCTCGACCGCAACAAACCGGATTGGGAAAGAGCCATCACTCAAGATAAATTGGATTGGAAATACCACGTAAGTGACTTGAAATTCTGGTATGGAAAAGCCGCTACTGACTACGGTATTTCAAGCATCCCTACGAACTACCTCATTGATGAGAATGGGATCATTATCGCGAAGAACCTTCGTGGTGCCCAACTCCATGTGACCATCGATCAGTTGGTCGAGGAACTTTAA